In Candidatus Zixiibacteriota bacterium, a single genomic region encodes these proteins:
- a CDS encoding MGMT family protein, with amino-acid sequence MSDEFSRVVVGVIKKIPRGRVASYGQIAALAGNPRAARQVVRALHSLSGKEKLPWHRVINSKGTISLRPGAGYELQKALLKKEGVRIDERDRVDLARFQWNPRRIKI; translated from the coding sequence ATGAGCGATGAATTCTCCCGAGTTGTGGTGGGAGTAATCAAGAAGATTCCCCGCGGCAGGGTGGCATCCTACGGTCAGATTGCGGCGCTGGCGGGGAATCCCCGGGCGGCTCGGCAGGTGGTGCGGGCTTTGCACTCTCTGTCGGGCAAGGAAAAACTCCCCTGGCATCGTGTTATAAATTCCAAGGGGACTATCTCTCTTCGGCCCGGCGCCGGTTATGAATTGCAAAAGGCGCTTCTAAAGAAGGAAGGGGTCCGCATTGATGAGCGCGACCGGGTTGATTTAGCCCGCTTTCAATGGAACCCCCGCCGCATCAAAATTTGA
- a CDS encoding DNA alkylation repair protein has protein sequence MNLNQVMTELKKLGTAQTAKIYRRHGAGENLYGVNFANLKVLQKKLKTDQALAEQLWETGNVDARCLATMVADPVKFPDSLADRW, from the coding sequence ATGAATCTCAATCAGGTCATGACCGAGTTGAAAAAATTAGGGACGGCGCAAACGGCCAAAATATATAGACGTCACGGCGCCGGGGAAAATCTTTATGGGGTGAATTTCGCCAATCTGAAAGTTTTGCAGAAAAAACTCAAGACCGACCAGGCTCTCGCTGAGCAGTTGTGGGAGACCGGTAATGTAGATGCCCGTTGTCTGGCGACCATGGTTGCCGACCCGGTTAAATTCCCGGACTCACTGGCGGACCGCTGG